Proteins encoded together in one Chitinophaga sp. LS1 window:
- a CDS encoding geranylgeranylglyceryl/heptaprenylglyceryl phosphate synthase — MHNKIYNSFIDRKAKGLKSFAVLIDPDKVTPAGAADLAAKCTAAKVDYIFLGGSLVITSHLDECVQQLKANCDIPVVLFPGSPSQVSRYADALLYLSLISGRNPELLIGQHVISAPAVKKSGLEVISTGYMVVDGGAPTTVSYISNTTPIPADKDDIAMCTAIAGEMLGLKVVYMDAGSGARKPITESMIARVASQVSAPIIVGGGIRDAEKAYLNCKAGADIIVVGNAIEKDASLIKEIADAVHAAPVLR; from the coding sequence ATGCACAATAAAATATACAATTCTTTCATCGACAGGAAAGCAAAAGGACTCAAATCCTTTGCAGTTCTGATTGATCCGGATAAGGTAACTCCAGCAGGAGCAGCCGACCTGGCCGCTAAATGTACAGCAGCGAAGGTCGACTATATCTTTCTTGGGGGTAGCCTTGTGATTACCTCTCATCTAGACGAGTGTGTACAACAGTTGAAAGCCAACTGTGATATACCAGTAGTTTTGTTTCCCGGCAGCCCTTCCCAGGTTTCCCGCTATGCAGATGCGCTGTTATATTTATCCTTAATCTCAGGCCGTAATCCGGAATTACTCATTGGTCAGCACGTTATATCGGCACCCGCCGTGAAGAAGAGCGGACTGGAAGTGATTTCCACTGGTTACATGGTCGTAGATGGAGGTGCACCTACAACCGTATCCTACATCAGTAACACTACTCCGATTCCCGCAGACAAAGACGACATTGCCATGTGTACCGCCATCGCCGGCGAAATGCTCGGCCTCAAAGTAGTCTATATGGACGCTGGTAGCGGAGCCCGTAAACCTATTACTGAAAGTATGATTGCCCGTGTGGCAAGCCAGGTGAGTGCCCCAATCATTGTGGGCGGTGGTATCCGGGATGCTGAAAAAGCCTATCTGAACTGTAAAGCTGGCGCCGACATCATCGTAGTCGGAAACGCTATTGAAAAAGATGCTTCTTTAATCAAGGAAATTGCAGATGCTGTCCATGCAGCACCTGTTTTAAGATAA
- a CDS encoding LytR/AlgR family response regulator transcription factor — protein sequence MKKALIIDDERLARSELKKLLADHPEIVVVGEAVNAKDGLEKIETLHPDLLFLDIQMPDKTGFDLLAELEKAPQVIFTTAYDEHALKAFEYNALDYLLKPVEPKRLADAIQKLHQQEEKERQAEVGAIRTILSENDQVFVKDGDRCWFVKLQEIRLFESVGNYARVYFETNKPLILKSLNALEERLDERTFFRANRKHIVNLRMIEKIDTYFNGGLLLEMRGGEKIEVSRRQAVKFKEMMSL from the coding sequence ATGAAAAAAGCTTTAATTATTGACGATGAAAGACTGGCCAGAAGTGAGCTCAAAAAGCTGCTGGCAGACCATCCGGAGATTGTGGTGGTAGGAGAAGCGGTGAATGCAAAAGATGGTCTGGAAAAGATCGAAACCCTGCATCCGGACCTCCTGTTCCTGGATATCCAGATGCCTGACAAAACTGGTTTTGACTTACTGGCTGAGCTGGAGAAAGCTCCCCAGGTTATTTTCACCACAGCATACGACGAACACGCGCTGAAAGCATTTGAGTATAACGCCCTGGATTACCTGCTGAAGCCGGTAGAACCCAAAAGGCTGGCCGATGCCATACAGAAACTGCATCAGCAGGAAGAAAAGGAAAGACAGGCCGAAGTAGGCGCGATCAGAACTATTCTATCAGAAAACGACCAGGTATTTGTAAAAGACGGAGATCGTTGCTGGTTTGTGAAGTTGCAGGAAATCCGTCTCTTTGAGAGTGTGGGCAACTATGCACGGGTGTACTTTGAAACTAATAAGCCATTGATCCTGAAATCATTAAATGCGCTGGAAGAGCGTCTGGACGAAAGGACATTTTTCCGTGCAAACCGTAAGCACATTGTGAATCTGCGGATGATAGAAAAGATAGATACTTACTTCAACGGCGGGTTATTGCTGGAAATGCGTGGGGGTGAAAAGATAGAGGTGAGCAGAAGGCAGGCCGTGAAATTCAAGGAGATGATGAGTCTCTAA
- a CDS encoding sensor histidine kinase, producing the protein MFKRISKYWWCQIAGWAAYFVVNIFFAYSYQGSIDRSYTINLLLIIFFGLVATHLLRSILQRINWFQYSFESQMLLFFGLTVGAGVIIYVGNIAVGNLFRDLGQQRAFTDLKTVNFLLPIFLITAIWWLIYFVWHYIDRSRNTQVDKLKLESTVKELELKTIKSQLNPHFIFNALNSIRALVDENPQRARTAITELSNILRSSMQVEKAETVSLENELSIVKDYLALETIRFEERLKVEYDIDPETLELPIPPMMLQTLVENAIKHGISRIITGGTVLIASHVKNMQHEITIENTGQLSASGPGFGFGIQSTRQRLSMLFGSRASFNIYNKDGEMVEVKVVMPLV; encoded by the coding sequence ATGTTTAAACGAATATCAAAATATTGGTGGTGTCAGATAGCTGGATGGGCTGCTTATTTTGTTGTGAATATATTCTTCGCCTATTCTTACCAGGGAAGTATAGACAGGTCCTACACTATCAACCTGCTGCTCATTATATTTTTTGGTCTGGTGGCCACCCATTTACTCCGGAGTATTCTGCAGCGTATCAACTGGTTCCAATATAGTTTTGAGAGCCAGATGCTGTTATTTTTTGGATTGACGGTAGGTGCCGGGGTTATCATCTATGTGGGTAATATTGCCGTTGGCAATTTATTCCGGGATCTGGGCCAGCAGCGGGCATTTACAGATCTGAAAACAGTGAATTTCCTCTTACCGATCTTTTTGATCACGGCTATCTGGTGGCTCATTTATTTTGTGTGGCACTATATAGACCGGAGCAGAAATACCCAGGTAGATAAGTTGAAGCTGGAAAGTACGGTGAAGGAGCTGGAATTGAAAACCATCAAGTCACAGCTAAATCCACATTTTATCTTTAACGCGCTCAACAGTATCAGGGCATTGGTAGATGAAAACCCACAAAGGGCCAGAACGGCCATCACAGAGTTGTCGAACATACTCCGGAGCTCCATGCAGGTGGAAAAAGCGGAGACTGTGAGCCTGGAAAATGAGTTGAGTATTGTGAAAGATTACCTGGCATTGGAAACCATCCGGTTTGAAGAAAGATTGAAAGTGGAATATGATATCGATCCGGAAACCCTGGAATTGCCTATTCCCCCTATGATGTTGCAAACGCTGGTGGAAAATGCGATCAAACATGGGATTTCAAGGATTATCACAGGTGGAACGGTGCTGATTGCGTCTCATGTAAAAAATATGCAGCATGAGATAACGATTGAAAACACAGGACAACTGTCTGCCTCAGGTCCGGGATTTGGATTTGGAATACAGAGTACGAGACAAAGGTTGAGTATGCTGTTTGGCAGCAGGGCGTCTTTCAATATTTACAACAAGGATGGAGAGATGGTAGAGGTAAAGGTGGTAATGCCATTGGTATAA